The following DNA comes from Tunturibacter psychrotolerans.
TTTAAAGAAGTCGCACCCCATGCTGACCTCATCTTCGACATTTCGCTTCTTCGAGAGTCCGTGGATGAGTTCATTACCCTGAATGAAAGTCCATATGGTTACATTATTCTACGGGAACCACTTACCGTTGGTTTCCAAACCAGACACCGCCAAACTCCCGACAACAGGGCTCCCTAGTTCAAGGCGCATCATCGTAAGCCGCTTTGTATCTTCCGAGGAGGTAAGTTCGCCCAAGTAGAGCCGCCCAACGTCGGGAATTTTAATAGCGTGGGCATAAGGGACAGGTGGTGCATTGACCGCTCCGGATGGACTTGCTTCTCGCACGGACCGCACCAAACTGCAGTACAAATGGGATCCCGACTGCTGCCAACCAGGGATTGGCGGTGCTAGTAGACGTTCCTTCAAAGTGTCCGGCATGTTTGCAGCTGGATGACCCCACTCGTATCGCAATTGAGTCGGCGGAGTGAATCCTGCGCAAGGGTCACTACTCTTGCACTTGCCGAGAAAGTGATCGACCAGAGAGGAATGTGTTGAATGATGCGCAAAGACAGTATCGAAGAGATCGACCTCAACCGGTTTTCCTGCAATCTTCAAATTCTGAAAGGTACTACCCAAGGGAATGATTTTGGCCGGCTGGCCGTCTTCGTGAGTTGAGGACAGCCTGCCAACCACTGAATCTGCAGTAATCACATCCAGAATATTGAGATCCTCTACAACCGTATTCACAACCGTACTGTGACGGGTGTCATTGTTCTGGATTCCCGAAATATAGGTGTGCGCCGAACGGTAAGAGATCAGGTCTTTGAGACGATAGCTGTCTGCTTTTGCCGAGGCGAGACCACCCACAATCGAGAGAGCCGTGGCTGCATGACTGTTAATCTCCTGTTCAACAGGCTGGGTGATCCTGCCACCGAGCGCGAATCCATTCGCGTGATATAAGAAAATTCTTTTTCCCATCTGTATCTCCGCTCCTGTCGACATCTAGCCTCGGATGGCCAATCTAACATTGCCTTCTCGATCGAACTAGACATCTCGGCTTTGAAGTCTCCGAGTATAGTGGCTCAACGTGAGATTCGTTTCAAGTGTCGTCGATATAAAACTTTGCAAAAGAAATGGGATCGAGCAGATTTCGAGGCTGGGTTTTCAACGTAGGGATCGGAGTAGCCCGATTGTGAACAATCCATTACAGACGATGAATACATCTTTCGGCAACTCCTAACGAAGACCCTACGCTGGGTCGTCAACGCCAAGCCACCAACGTCAACTATTGCCGCTGTTTTTTTGCCTTCAGATTGGCCGGTTTGTTTCCATTAGCTGTCTGAAGAAAGTTGCAGCGACAGCCTATATTGCTCTGCGGCAGTCCGATTTTTCATCTCAATCGCACCGCCAACGGCACGTAGAAAGAGGGACGGCTAAAGCATAATCCCCCTCTGATGAAGTATGTGATGCCTAAATCATACGAATTTGCCGGATAAAAACGTCGCGCCTTGAGGTCAAACAGCACTCGGGATGACTCCTAAGAACAATCGATTCAAGCGATCAACTTGACCTTTTTCGGTACTCGCCCTCTTGCTGACCGTCGTCTCTGCGATAGCCAGTTCTATGCCAAGCTGCCGAGCTGACCCCATTTGAGTGTTAGATATCGAATAACTAACTGAAAATAAATCGTTTGTGAATCCTCACCCTTCCCTCCTGTTGTACTTTAGTTGAATCACTGATTGGCAAATGAAACGTTTAGTGGGCGAGCTTCACCAT
Coding sequences within:
- a CDS encoding choice-of-anchor P family protein, producing the protein MGKRIFLYHANGFALGGRITQPVEQEINSHAATALSIVGGLASAKADSYRLKDLISYRSAHTYISGIQNNDTRHSTVVNTVVEDLNILDVITADSVVGRLSSTHEDGQPAKIIPLGSTFQNLKIAGKPVEVDLFDTVFAHHSTHSSLVDHFLGKCKSSDPCAGFTPPTQLRYEWGHPAANMPDTLKERLLAPPIPGWQQSGSHLYCSLVRSVREASPSGAVNAPPVPYAHAIKIPDVGRLYLGELTSSEDTKRLTMMRLELGSPVVGSLAVSGLETNGKWFP